From the genome of Scytonema hofmannii PCC 7110, one region includes:
- a CDS encoding amino acid ABC transporter permease, with translation MSLLKNKSPTIWQWLRKNLFNNWYNSILTVVCLWVLVWAIKSILTWVLTQAKWAVIQANFSLFFVGRFPQELYWRLWLALVIILGLTGLSWGAIAKRFPSRFNTWLPLGWALSFPIILWLIGGGLGLQPVESGLWNGLLLTILTAAVSIFISFPLGILLALGRQSQLFFVRWFSILYIELIRGLPLIGILFLAQVMIPLFLPPEIRLDRVLRGMAGLTLFSAAYLAENVRGGLQSIPRGQFEAARSLGFNTPLTMLLIVLPQALRAVIPALVGQFIGLFKDTSLLAIVGLLELTGIARSILAQPQFLDRYAEVYLFIGFIYWIFCYSMSLASRRLENQ, from the coding sequence ATGAGCCTTTTAAAAAACAAAAGTCCAACAATCTGGCAATGGCTGCGAAAGAATTTGTTTAACAACTGGTACAACAGTATCCTCACTGTTGTTTGCCTGTGGGTGCTTGTCTGGGCAATCAAAAGCATCTTAACGTGGGTATTGACTCAAGCAAAATGGGCAGTTATACAAGCTAATTTCTCCTTATTTTTTGTTGGTCGTTTTCCTCAAGAACTCTATTGGCGACTTTGGCTAGCATTGGTCATTATTCTTGGTCTAACCGGTTTATCATGGGGAGCGATCGCAAAACGGTTTCCTAGCAGGTTCAACACTTGGTTACCCCTTGGGTGGGCGCTATCTTTCCCAATTATTCTGTGGTTAATTGGGGGAGGTTTGGGACTGCAACCTGTAGAAAGCGGTTTGTGGAATGGTTTGCTGCTGACTATACTTACAGCAGCAGTCAGCATATTTATATCTTTTCCCCTAGGGATATTATTAGCGTTAGGGCGTCAAAGTCAGCTATTTTTCGTGCGTTGGTTTAGTATTTTATACATTGAACTTATTAGAGGACTGCCACTGATTGGAATTTTATTCTTAGCCCAAGTGATGATACCCTTATTTCTACCTCCAGAAATTCGCTTAGATAGAGTACTGCGAGGAATGGCTGGCTTAACCTTGTTTAGTGCTGCTTATCTAGCAGAAAATGTGCGTGGTGGGCTTCAATCAATTCCACGCGGACAATTTGAAGCAGCCAGATCGTTAGGGTTTAACACCCCCTTAACTATGCTACTTATAGTTCTCCCTCAAGCACTGCGTGCTGTTATTCCAGCCCTTGTTGGGCAATTCATTGGGTTATTCAAAGATACTTCCCTGTTAGCAATTGTTGGATTATTAGAATTAACAGGAATTGCCCGTTCTATTCTTGCTCAACCCCAGTTCCTCGACCGCTATGCAGAAGTCTATTTATTTATTGGGTTCATCTACTGGATTTTTTGTTACTCCATGTCCCTAGCTTCTCGACGCTTGGAAAATCAGTAA
- a CDS encoding amino acid ABC transporter ATP-binding protein gives MTNQQIILAEDVQKWYGKFHVLRGVSLTVNRGEVVVLMGPSGSGKSTFIRTFNALEEYQQGRIEIDGIALTNDLRNIEKIRQEVGMVFQQFNLFPHLTVLQNITLAPIWVRKWSKIKAEEVAMQLLERVGILEQAQKYPGQLSGGQQQRVAIARSLAMQPKIMLFDEPTSALDPEMVREVLDAIKTLAADGMTMVVVTHEVGFAREVADRVVLMDGGLVVEEATPDAFFKNPKHDRTRKFLSQIL, from the coding sequence ATGACAAACCAACAAATTATTCTTGCCGAAGATGTTCAAAAGTGGTATGGAAAATTCCACGTTTTACGGGGTGTAAGCCTAACAGTAAATCGAGGAGAAGTTGTCGTACTTATGGGACCTTCAGGGTCGGGTAAGTCAACTTTTATTCGTACCTTTAATGCTTTAGAAGAATACCAACAGGGACGAATTGAAATTGATGGTATTGCTCTCACAAATGACTTGCGAAACATTGAGAAAATTCGTCAAGAAGTAGGAATGGTGTTTCAACAATTCAATTTGTTTCCTCACCTAACAGTATTGCAAAATATTACTTTGGCACCAATTTGGGTGCGGAAATGGTCAAAGATTAAAGCAGAAGAAGTGGCTATGCAGTTACTGGAAAGAGTGGGGATTTTGGAACAAGCACAAAAGTATCCAGGACAATTATCTGGAGGACAGCAACAAAGGGTTGCAATTGCCAGATCTCTGGCTATGCAACCCAAGATTATGCTTTTTGATGAACCGACTTCAGCTTTAGATCCAGAGATGGTGCGCGAAGTTTTGGATGCGATCAAAACTCTTGCTGCTGATGGTATGACTATGGTTGTTGTTACTCATGAGGTGGGTTTTGCTCGTGAAGTTGCTGACCGAGTCGTTTTAATGGATGGTGGTTTAGTTGTTGAGGAAGCAACTCCGGATGCATTCTTTAAAAACCCCAAGCACGATCGCACTCGCAAGTTTTTATCCCAAATTCTTTAG
- a CDS encoding amino acid ABC transporter substrate-binding protein has protein sequence MIMRKWRLLLLATLPLVLSLNACAGASGGNSVSRLDTIKNRGKLICGVSGGLPGFSYVKRDGEYAGIDVDVCRAIASALFDDPKKVEFRNLNSKERFTALQTGEVDILSRNTTWTISRDTSVGLEFAPVVFYDGQGIMVKKSSNIKKLEELKGKSICTQTGTTNEQNLSDRMRQIDVNYKPLVFEDVNTAFATYEQGRCEAVTSDRSQLVSRRAIMKNPNDHIVLDAVLSKEPLAPAVVNGDSKWFDVVKWTVFALINAEELGVNSQNFSQLANSPNPEVKRLLGAEGDLGKGTGLTNDFVIRIIKHVGNYGEVYERNLGKNSELKLDRGPNKLWNQGGILYAPPFR, from the coding sequence ATGATAATGCGTAAATGGCGGTTATTACTATTAGCTACCTTACCACTAGTTCTATCACTTAATGCCTGTGCTGGAGCATCAGGAGGAAATAGTGTAAGTCGGTTGGATACGATTAAAAATCGTGGAAAGCTGATATGTGGTGTCAGTGGAGGGTTACCGGGTTTTAGTTATGTCAAACGTGATGGCGAATATGCTGGAATCGATGTAGATGTTTGCCGTGCGATCGCATCCGCACTTTTTGACGATCCCAAAAAAGTAGAGTTCCGCAACTTAAACTCCAAAGAACGCTTTACGGCTTTACAAACAGGTGAAGTAGACATCCTCAGCCGCAATACAACATGGACAATTAGCCGAGATACTTCTGTTGGGTTGGAATTTGCTCCTGTTGTATTTTACGACGGTCAAGGAATAATGGTGAAAAAAAGTAGCAACATTAAAAAGCTAGAAGAACTCAAAGGGAAATCTATCTGTACTCAAACAGGAACTACCAACGAACAGAACTTATCCGATCGAATGCGTCAAATAGACGTTAATTACAAGCCTCTGGTTTTTGAAGATGTTAACACAGCTTTTGCTACTTACGAACAAGGTCGTTGCGAAGCTGTAACCTCAGATCGTTCTCAGTTGGTTTCTCGCCGAGCTATTATGAAGAACCCAAATGACCATATTGTTTTAGATGCCGTTTTGTCTAAAGAACCCTTAGCACCAGCTGTTGTTAATGGAGATTCTAAATGGTTTGATGTTGTGAAATGGACTGTATTTGCTTTAATTAATGCTGAGGAGTTAGGAGTCAATTCCCAAAATTTCAGTCAACTAGCCAACAGCCCCAATCCAGAAGTGAAGCGCTTGCTAGGTGCAGAAGGCGATCTTGGTAAAGGCACTGGTTTAACAAATGATTTTGTTATACGTATTATTAAGCATGTAGGCAACTATGGAGAAGTTTACGAGCGTAATTTAGGCAAGAACTCTGAATTGAAATTAGATAGAGGTCCAAACAAACTTTGGAACCAAGGCGGTATTCTCTATGCACCTCCATTTCGGTGA
- a CDS encoding amino acid ABC transporter permease — protein sequence MTPFWRDKRFWPVISQLIVVLAVVIVVAILWHNVTYNLQRLGIQLGFDFLQSQASFDIGETPISFQPSDSYSRALLVGLLNSLRVVIICIIAATIIGITVGVAQLSDNWLVRKLALVYVEILRNTPLLLQLFFWYFAVFLSLPKTETQISLFGSIDISNQGLTLPFGIHFSPELSALILGLTLYSAAFIAEIVRAGILSVSKGQWEAARALGLKPNLVMRLVIFPQALRLIIPPLTSQYLNIAKNSSLAIAIGYADIYFVASTTFNQTGRAVEVMLLIMMTYLTMSLIISLTMNFFNLKVQLKER from the coding sequence ATGACTCCTTTTTGGCGCGATAAACGATTTTGGCCTGTTATCAGTCAGCTAATAGTTGTGCTTGCAGTGGTCATTGTAGTTGCGATACTTTGGCACAATGTAACATACAATTTACAACGACTGGGTATCCAACTAGGGTTTGATTTTTTACAGTCCCAAGCATCCTTTGATATTGGCGAAACCCCGATTTCTTTCCAGCCGTCTGACTCCTACAGTCGGGCTTTACTGGTTGGACTGCTGAATTCTTTAAGAGTTGTGATTATTTGTATCATTGCAGCAACAATTATAGGTATAACTGTAGGGGTAGCACAGCTATCAGATAATTGGTTGGTACGAAAGCTGGCTCTAGTTTACGTAGAAATTTTACGCAACACTCCCCTACTTCTACAATTGTTCTTCTGGTACTTTGCTGTTTTTCTCAGTTTGCCAAAAACTGAAACTCAAATTTCCCTTTTTGGTTCGATCGATATTAGCAACCAGGGACTTACACTGCCTTTTGGAATACACTTTTCCCCAGAATTATCCGCATTGATTTTGGGATTAACTCTTTACTCTGCTGCTTTCATAGCAGAAATTGTGAGAGCCGGGATTCTCTCAGTATCAAAGGGACAATGGGAAGCAGCAAGAGCATTGGGTTTAAAACCCAACCTAGTTATGCGACTGGTGATTTTTCCTCAAGCTTTGCGGTTAATTATACCACCACTTACGAGCCAGTACTTAAATATAGCCAAAAACTCCAGTTTAGCGATCGCAATTGGCTACGCTGATATTTACTTTGTTGCATCTACAACTTTTAACCAAACAGGTAGAGCGGTAGAAGTTATGCTTTTAATCATGATGACTTATCTCACAATGAGCCTCATTATTTCTCTGACAATGAATTTCTTTAACCTTAAGGTGCAATTGAAGGAGCGATGA
- a CDS encoding flavin reductase family protein: protein MIIDPNQIDPRTGYQLLIGSIVPRPIAWVSTIATDGTHNLAPFSFFMGVTANPPTLAISSGLRRGAGKKDTLVNAESSGELVVNVVVEEIEQQMNISSAEFPPEVDEFKEAGLTPIPSVKVRAPRVAESPINIECQVKQVVYVGNEGSQSGLIIAEALLWHIRDDLLTPQNTIDVSKLHAIGRLSGNWYTRTRDLYEIARPTNQSFNTKSGSS, encoded by the coding sequence ATGATTATCGACCCCAATCAAATCGACCCAAGAACAGGTTATCAATTACTGATTGGCTCAATTGTTCCCCGACCGATCGCATGGGTTTCTACTATTGCGACAGATGGGACACACAATCTTGCGCCTTTCAGTTTCTTCATGGGCGTGACAGCCAATCCACCAACTCTGGCTATTTCCTCCGGGCTGCGACGCGGTGCTGGTAAAAAGGATACCTTGGTAAATGCAGAATCATCCGGAGAATTGGTGGTTAATGTAGTTGTTGAAGAAATAGAGCAACAAATGAACATTTCCAGCGCCGAATTTCCACCCGAAGTGGACGAGTTCAAAGAGGCGGGACTAACACCGATTCCCTCAGTTAAGGTACGTGCGCCGCGAGTCGCTGAGTCACCAATTAATATAGAGTGTCAGGTTAAGCAAGTGGTATACGTAGGAAACGAAGGCAGTCAATCTGGGTTAATTATTGCTGAAGCACTCCTGTGGCACATACGTGACGATCTGCTCACTCCGCAAAACACAATAGACGTGTCTAAACTACACGCAATTGGACGTTTGTCAGGAAACTGGTATACTCGCACTCGCGATTTATACGAAATTGCTCGTCCAACTAATCAGTCTTTTAATACTAAATCAGGTAGCAGTTGA
- a CDS encoding DUF4388 domain-containing protein, with the protein MELEYPDFVNVNKSLTVLCKQRATGELFLSSVNKHWYLYFFWGRLLYVTGGNHRVRRWYRTVTQICPKWNFEEHNLNLKKDELWEYRLLKLGIEKKQLTLTQAKSILSKSTDEVLFDIIGYSKLNSCWLPKKLHPIALLDLIPYLNTAVELRKKWRNMSLGHLHPDVAPVVNHLHLENFRLSKDCVKIIQYVNGENTIWDIASQLKQEVTEVANHIQDLVNQRVLKLSILSDLPFPIKGTSSTISFPGSTLR; encoded by the coding sequence ATGGAACTAGAATACCCAGACTTTGTTAATGTCAATAAGAGCTTAACCGTATTGTGTAAACAACGAGCAACAGGAGAACTATTTCTATCGTCAGTCAATAAACACTGGTATTTATATTTTTTTTGGGGACGTTTACTATATGTTACAGGGGGAAATCATCGCGTTCGGCGTTGGTATAGAACAGTTACACAAATCTGTCCTAAATGGAATTTTGAGGAACATAACCTAAATTTGAAAAAGGATGAACTTTGGGAATATCGCTTGCTTAAGTTGGGGATCGAAAAAAAACAGTTGACTTTAACTCAAGCAAAAAGCATTCTTAGCAAGAGTACTGATGAAGTTTTGTTCGATATTATAGGTTATTCTAAATTAAATAGTTGTTGGTTGCCCAAAAAACTACATCCAATTGCTTTATTAGATTTAATACCCTATTTAAATACAGCCGTTGAACTAAGAAAAAAGTGGCGAAATATGAGTTTAGGGCATTTGCACCCTGATGTTGCACCAGTGGTGAACCATCTCCATTTAGAAAACTTTAGATTGTCCAAAGATTGTGTAAAAATCATCCAATACGTCAATGGTGAAAATACAATTTGGGACATTGCTTCACAACTTAAACAAGAAGTCACAGAAGTAGCTAATCACATACAAGATTTAGTCAACCAAAGAGTTCTTAAACTCTCAATTCTTTCAGATCTCCCATTTCCGATAAAAGGCACAAGTTCAACAATCTCATTCCCAGGTTCTACCCTTCGGTAA
- the glgB gene encoding 1,4-alpha-glucan branching enzyme, producing MTTIAPEQVNRIVWNQHHDPFEVLGAHLVEENGKSNLWAVRAYLPNASAVTVILPEERKEYPMETVHDPHFFECTIETQELINYQFRVKEGEHERVIYDPYAFYSPKLTEFDLHLFGEGNHHRIYEKLGAHLTDVNGIAGVYFAVWAPNARNVSIIGDFNSWDGRKHQMRKGQTGIWELFVPGLGVGEHYKYEIKNIEGHIYEKSDPYGFQQEPRPKTASIVSDLKSYAWGDEDWLESRRHTDPLTQPISVYEMHLGSWLHASSGEPAKLPNGETEPVVTVSELNPGARFLTYRELADRLIPYVKDLGYTHIEILPVAEHPFDGSWGYQVTGYYAPTSRYGKPEDFMYFVDQCHKNGIGVIVDWVPGHFPKDGHGLAFFDGTHLYEHADPRKGEHKEWGTLVFNYSRNEVRNFLVANALFWFDKYHIDGIRVDAVASMLYLDYCRNDGEWVTNQYGGRENLEAADFLRQVNHIIFSYFPGVVSIAEESTAWPMVSWPTYTGGLGFNLKWNMGWMHDMLDYFSMDPWFRQFHQNNITFSMWYHHSENYMLALSHDEVVHGKSNIIGKVPGDRWQKFANVRCLFAYMFTHPGKKTMFMSMEFGQWSEWNVWSDLEWQLFQHEPHQQLKEFFKGLNHLYRSEPALYTQDFAREGFEWIDCSDNRHSVVSFIRRDKDSDNFVVTVCNFTPQPHSHYRIGVPEPGFYTELFNSDARQYGGSNMGNLGGKWTDNWSFHSRPYSLDLCLPPLGVLVLKLDKEKTAEALANS from the coding sequence ATGACCACTATAGCCCCAGAACAAGTTAACCGTATAGTTTGGAATCAGCATCACGACCCCTTTGAAGTCTTAGGTGCTCATCTTGTTGAAGAGAATGGCAAAAGCAATCTTTGGGCTGTGCGAGCTTACCTACCAAATGCCAGTGCAGTGACAGTCATCCTTCCAGAAGAACGGAAGGAGTACCCGATGGAAACCGTTCACGATCCCCACTTTTTTGAATGCACCATAGAAACACAAGAGCTGATTAACTACCAGTTTCGCGTTAAAGAAGGAGAACACGAGCGAGTCATTTATGACCCTTACGCCTTCTATTCTCCAAAGTTAACAGAGTTTGATTTACACCTATTTGGGGAAGGTAACCATCACCGAATTTACGAAAAACTGGGAGCACACCTGACTGACGTCAACGGGATCGCAGGTGTTTACTTTGCTGTTTGGGCACCTAACGCCCGAAACGTCTCCATTATAGGAGATTTTAACAGTTGGGATGGGCGCAAACACCAAATGCGTAAAGGGCAAACCGGTATTTGGGAACTATTTGTTCCTGGATTAGGGGTAGGCGAACATTACAAATATGAAATTAAAAACATAGAAGGTCACATTTACGAAAAATCCGATCCCTATGGTTTTCAACAAGAACCACGACCCAAAACCGCGTCCATTGTCTCAGATTTAAAGTCCTACGCTTGGGGCGATGAAGACTGGCTGGAAAGCCGCCGTCATACCGATCCCCTGACCCAACCGATTTCTGTCTACGAAATGCATTTAGGGTCTTGGTTACACGCTTCTAGTGGAGAACCAGCCAAACTACCAAACGGCGAAACCGAACCCGTTGTTACTGTATCAGAACTCAATCCGGGCGCACGCTTTTTAACATACCGAGAACTAGCAGATCGGCTTATTCCCTATGTGAAAGACTTAGGATACACCCACATTGAAATACTACCCGTCGCCGAACACCCCTTTGATGGTTCTTGGGGCTATCAAGTCACCGGATACTACGCTCCCACCTCTCGTTACGGTAAACCAGAAGATTTTATGTATTTTGTTGACCAATGCCACAAAAATGGTATTGGGGTCATTGTCGATTGGGTTCCCGGTCATTTCCCTAAAGATGGTCATGGTTTGGCATTTTTTGATGGCACTCACCTTTACGAACACGCCGATCCCCGTAAAGGCGAACACAAAGAGTGGGGTACTTTGGTGTTCAACTACTCGCGCAACGAAGTCCGAAATTTCCTAGTAGCAAATGCCTTGTTTTGGTTTGATAAATACCACATTGATGGTATTCGCGTTGATGCTGTTGCTTCCATGCTTTACCTCGATTACTGCCGTAACGATGGAGAATGGGTTACCAACCAATATGGTGGTAGAGAAAATCTAGAAGCAGCCGACTTCTTGCGTCAAGTTAATCACATTATCTTTAGCTATTTTCCAGGCGTTGTCTCAATTGCTGAAGAATCTACCGCATGGCCTATGGTGTCTTGGCCAACATACACGGGAGGGTTGGGCTTTAACTTAAAGTGGAACATGGGTTGGATGCACGATATGCTGGACTACTTCAGCATGGACCCTTGGTTCCGCCAATTCCATCAAAACAATATCACCTTTAGTATGTGGTATCACCACAGTGAGAACTATATGCTGGCACTGTCTCACGATGAGGTGGTACATGGTAAGAGCAATATCATTGGTAAAGTGCCTGGGGATAGATGGCAAAAGTTTGCTAACGTGCGTTGTTTGTTTGCGTATATGTTTACTCACCCCGGTAAGAAAACCATGTTTATGAGCATGGAGTTTGGACAGTGGAGTGAGTGGAATGTTTGGAGTGACTTGGAATGGCAATTATTCCAACATGAGCCGCACCAACAGCTTAAAGAGTTTTTTAAAGGACTCAACCATCTCTACCGTTCTGAACCAGCTTTGTACACCCAAGATTTTGCAAGAGAAGGGTTTGAATGGATTGACTGTAGCGACAACCGCCACAGTGTAGTTTCCTTTATCCGTAGAGACAAAGACTCTGATAATTTCGTTGTCACAGTTTGTAACTTTACACCCCAACCCCACTCCCATTACCGTATTGGTGTTCCAGAGCCAGGGTTCTACACGGAGTTGTTCAATAGCGATGCCCGTCAGTACGGTGGTAGCAATATGGGTAATCTAGGTGGTAAGTGGACGGATAATTGGTCATTTCACAGCCGCCCGTATTCCTTAGATTTGTGTTTGCCACCTCTGGGAGTATTGGTTCTGAAGTTGGATAAGGAGAAGACAGCAGAAGCGTTGGCTAATTCGTAA
- a CDS encoding GNAT family N-acetyltransferase: MNFFVTQARSEETYLVSEILLEAISWLDAQGMSLWRHDEVMPDTIQSDVDAGLFYLAWDASQAVGTLKYQLEDELFWSDVPRGESAFIHKLAVRRGYSGGVVSYRLLEWAVEKSKSQGLKYLRLDCDASRPQLCTIYENFGFQKHSTKQVGLFYVMRFEYSLSGGLTAI; the protein is encoded by the coding sequence ATGAATTTCTTCGTAACGCAAGCTCGGTCGGAAGAAACTTATCTTGTTTCTGAGATCCTTTTAGAGGCAATATCTTGGCTTGATGCACAAGGTATGAGTCTTTGGCGTCATGATGAAGTTATGCCAGACACAATTCAGTCAGATGTAGATGCAGGGCTTTTTTATCTTGCTTGGGATGCAAGTCAGGCTGTTGGAACTCTCAAATACCAACTTGAAGATGAATTGTTTTGGTCTGATGTGCCGAGAGGCGAGTCAGCTTTTATTCACAAACTTGCTGTTAGACGTGGCTATTCTGGTGGTGTTGTTTCCTATCGCCTTTTGGAATGGGCAGTTGAAAAGTCAAAATCTCAAGGATTGAAATATCTTAGGTTGGATTGTGATGCTTCTCGCCCACAACTCTGCACTATTTATGAAAACTTTGGTTTTCAAAAACACAGCACGAAGCAAGTAGGACTGTTTTATGTTATGCGGTTTGAGTACTCTTTGAGTGGGGGACTTACAGCGATTTAA
- a CDS encoding RrF2 family transcriptional regulator, translating into MKLSNKSEYAILAMVALAKKYHNNESLHIREIAALQKIPNRYLEQLLATLRSGGLIKSIRGSKGGYILARDPKKITVLDILKCIEGVDAALPTVDSACDTVEAETIQEVWLEANQAAHQVLQKYTLQELCDRQATRQQIENMYYI; encoded by the coding sequence ATGAAACTCTCCAACAAATCTGAATACGCAATTCTAGCTATGGTAGCATTGGCTAAGAAATACCACAATAACGAATCGTTACATATTCGAGAAATAGCAGCGTTACAAAAGATACCAAATCGTTATTTAGAACAACTGCTAGCAACCTTGAGATCTGGAGGTTTGATTAAAAGCATACGAGGGTCGAAAGGTGGTTATATTTTGGCACGAGATCCAAAAAAAATTACAGTTTTAGATATTTTGAAGTGCATTGAAGGGGTAGATGCTGCTTTGCCTACAGTCGATTCTGCTTGCGACACAGTAGAAGCAGAAACCATTCAAGAAGTTTGGCTCGAAGCAAATCAAGCAGCACACCAAGTCTTGCAAAAGTACACTCTGCAAGAACTTTGCGATCGACAAGCAACTAGACAGCAAATAGAAAATATGTACTACATCTAA